The Engystomops pustulosus chromosome 9, aEngPut4.maternal, whole genome shotgun sequence genome includes a window with the following:
- the RASGRP4 gene encoding RAS guanyl-releasing protein 4 — MNRKDSKRKSRLELNCQTVNSNGVTITVKSRHSHSRRRRRMTCPSPAEINKALASVTLEQLGKSCSLEELMEKCIQSFDVDGKLWKNEDTIHMILVMHSWVVPSAEFARKLLQLYREAAQNHRKMQICHFLRFWANQYPEVFRLDNELEELMGDFWEVVKDRRRSSDHRQSIDSTCISDQEITKPYPESPSFNKKRKVSLLFDHLEPSELADHLSYLEFKCFCRISHLDYRNYTLQSSLREIPRLERSVNLCNSISQWVQLMILNRPTPQQRAEVFTKFIQVTQKLRKLQNFNTLMAVIGGLCHSAISRLKETHSYLSHDVLKALSEMTELLSSSSNYSTYRRVYNECGGFKIPILGVHLKDLVSLNEALPDYLDNGKINVSKLQSLYQHILELRQLQKANPPFKANNDLILLLTSSLDTFYTEDEIYSLSYTREPRSPKLMPTTPIKPPEEIPDWTPVEPLQLDPDSLSHTVDQMVKCVFQFYDPHQRGFISREDFEKVVSSLPFSCHILEKDREGPVSHQEMTSYFMKASRVCSRLGLPFLQSLVEIRLRETPLCANCILSVAKQGYVSAGLHKDVLENWSSGQRSVDRNSQKSPQTERLRESDGRPVTDPSSIRSHCGDVCKRSETLLKKLKETEEERNRLLMENANLHCTNSHLAAENASLHGQLSALQDKVQALSKDSRMKPALTQILETMKALKIQSDKNP, encoded by the exons ATGAATCGTAAGGACAGTAAAAG GAAGTCTCGCCTGGAGCTCAATTGTCAAACTGTTAATAGTAATGGAGTCACCATCACTGTTAAGAGTCGGCATAGTCACAGTCGGAGGAGGAGAAGGATGACTTGTCCAAGTCCTGCCGAGATTAACAAAGCTTTGGCTTCCGTCACACTGGAACAACTGGGAAAGAGCTGCAGTCTGGAAGAACTGATGGAGAAATGCATCCAATCGTTTG ATGTGGATGGAAAGCTCTGGAAGAATGAAGACACCATTCATATGATCCTGGTCATGCACAGCTGGGTGGTGCCATCTGCCGAATTTGCACGGAAGCTTCTTCAACT TTACAGGGAAGCTGCCCAAAACCACAGGAAGATGCAGATCTGCCATTTCCTCAG GTTCTGGGCGAATCAATACCCGGAAGTGTTCCGTCTGGACAATGAACTAGAAGAGCTGATGGGTGATTTTTGGGAAGTTGTGAAGGACAGGAGAAGGTCAAGTGATCACCGACAAAGTATCGACAGCACATGCAT CTCAGACCAAGAAATCACAAAGCCGTATCCGGAGTCTCCCAGCTTCAACAAAAAGAGGAAAGTTTCGCTTCTCTTTGATCACCTGGAGCCGTCAGAACTGGCGGATCATCTCAGCTACCTGGAGTTTAAATGTTTCTGCAGGATCTCG CATTTAGACTACCGGAACTACACTCTACAAAGTTCTTTAAGGGAGATTCCTAGATTGGAGAGATCAGTCAACTTGTGCAACAGTATTTCTCAATGGGTTCAGCTCATGATTCTCAACCGTCCTACTccacagcagagggcagaggtgtTTACCAAGTTCATCCAGGTGACACAG AAACTCCGCAAACTACAGAACTTCAACACCCTCATGGCGGTCATCGGAGGATTATGTCACAGCGCTATCTCCAGGCTGAAAGAGACCCATAGTTACCTGTCCCACGATGTGTTAAAA GCCCTCAGCGAGATGACAGAACTCCTATCATCAAGCAGTAACTACAGTACATATCGAAGGGTATATAACGAATGCGGGGGGTTCAAAATTCCCATTCTTGGGGTGCACCTAAAGGACCTGGTTTCACTTAACGAGGCCCTGCCCGATTATTTGGACAATGGGAAAATAAATGTTAGTAAACTACAAAGTCTCTATCAACATATCCTGGAATTACGGCAGCTGCAGAAAGCCAACCCACCATTCAAAGCCAACAATGATCTGATTCTTCTGCTGACC TCATCTTTGGACACGTTTTATACAGAAGATGAGATTTACTCCTTATCGTATACACGGGAGCCACGGAGTCCCAAGTTAATG CCCACCACTCCTATTAAGCCCCCAGAGGAAATTCCAGACTGGACCCCGGTTGAACCTTTACAACTGGACCCTGATAGCCTGAGCCACACTGTAGATCAGATGGTAAAG TGCGTTTTCCAGTTTTATGATCCACATCAACGAGGTTTCATATCCCGGGAAGACTTTGAAAAAGTAGTTTCCAGTCTGCCCTTCTCCTGCCACATCCTGGAAAAGGACAG AGAGGGACCGGTCAGCCATCAGGAGATGACGTCATATTTTATGAAAGCCAGTCGCGTGTGCTCCAGACTAGGACTTCCTTTTCTGCAAAGTCTGGTCGAGATACGTCTGAGGGAAACGCCCCTCTGTGCCAATTGT ATTCTGAGCGTGGCCAAGCAAGGATACGTGTCTGCAG GACTGCACAAGGATGTCCTAGAGAACTGGTCTAGCGGGCAGAGAAGTGTGGACAGAAACAGCCAAAAATCTCCTCAGACGGAAAGGCTCCGGGAATCTGACGGGCGCCCGGTGACTGATCCTTCTAGTATAAGATCCCACTGTGGAGACGTCTGTAAGAGATCAGAGACTCTACTGAAGAAGCTAAaagagacggaggag GAGAGGAATCGGCTGCTGATGGAGAACGCCAACCTGCACTGTACCAACTCCCACCTGGCGGCAGAGAACGCCAGCTTACACGGCCAGCTGAGCGCATTACAGGACAAGGTCCAAGCGCTGAGCAAGGACTCCAGGATGAAGCCGGCGCTCACTCAGATCCTCGAGACCATGAAAGCATTGAAAATACAAAGCGACAAGA